The Chitinophagales bacterium genome includes a region encoding these proteins:
- the prfA gene encoding peptide chain release factor 1: MLDKLAAIEIRFKDLELQLSDPSVVANMQQFKKVGKEYRDLEPIVAIYHQYKNLLSNISYNKQVLKEEKDDELREMAKLELDEQEAQLPAIEEQIKLLLVPKDPEDDKNAILEIRAGTGGDEASIFAGDLLRMYLRYCDTMKWTTEIISENEGTVGGYKEVVVEVSGNGVYGILKYESGVHRVQRIPETESQGRVHTSAATVAVLPEAEEVDVDIKESDIRKDVFRASGAGGQHVNKTESAVRLTHIPTGMVVECQDGRSQIKNYESALKVLRTRLYEKALEEHHAEISKKRKTLVSSGDRSAKIRTYNYPQGRVTDHRINLTLYNLPEIMNGDLNPIIDKLIMEENAEKLKAGETL, encoded by the coding sequence ATGTTAGACAAATTAGCAGCGATAGAGATTAGATTTAAAGACTTGGAATTACAACTTTCTGACCCAAGTGTAGTGGCGAATATGCAACAGTTTAAAAAAGTTGGAAAAGAGTATAGAGATTTAGAACCTATTGTAGCTATCTATCATCAATATAAAAATTTGCTAAGCAATATTAGCTATAATAAGCAAGTTTTAAAAGAAGAAAAAGATGATGAGCTTAGAGAAATGGCTAAATTGGAATTAGACGAACAAGAAGCTCAACTTCCAGCAATAGAAGAACAAATAAAATTATTGTTAGTACCTAAAGATCCTGAAGATGATAAAAATGCTATTCTAGAAATTAGAGCAGGAACTGGTGGCGACGAAGCAAGTATTTTTGCAGGCGATTTACTAAGAATGTATTTGAGATATTGTGATACGATGAAGTGGACGACTGAAATCATTTCTGAAAACGAAGGCACTGTTGGTGGTTATAAAGAAGTAGTTGTTGAAGTAAGTGGAAATGGAGTTTATGGAATTTTAAAATATGAAAGTGGTGTACATCGTGTACAAAGAATTCCAGAAACAGAATCGCAAGGTAGAGTACATACCTCTGCTGCTACAGTTGCTGTTTTACCAGAAGCAGAAGAAGTAGATGTTGATATTAAAGAAAGTGATATTAGAAAAGATGTATTTAGAGCATCTGGTGCTGGTGGACAGCATGTCAATAAAACAGAATCTGCTGTTCGACTAACACATATTCCAACAGGTATGGTAGTAGAGTGTCAAGATGGAAGATCGCAGATTAAAAACTACGAAAGTGCTTTAAAAGTACTACGAACTAGATTGTATGAAAAAGCTTTAGAAGAACATCATGCAGAGATTTCTAAGAAAAGAAAAACGCTGGTTTCTTCTGGTGATAGATCTGCAAAAATTAGAACTTATAACTATCCACAAGGAAGAGTTACCGACCATAGAATTAATTTAACGCTTTATAATTTACCAGAAATTATGAACGGTGATTTAAATCCAATTATTGATAAATTAATTATGGAAGAAAATGCTGAAAAACTAAAAGCTGGCGAAACACTTTAA
- a CDS encoding alkaline phosphatase D family protein, with amino-acid sequence MLYYLVGLSQNPIQPLNRSTPDSTLFPFYHGVASGDPTFNSVIIWTRVSSNNSYEEVHWRVAKDTSFNEIIQAGTTTTDATKDYTVKVDVQNLMSNTYYYYEFNVGKNYSQRGRTHTLPSESDSIKNLKIAFFSCTNYAGAYYNAYDIVNNLNNVDLVIHLGDYIYEDGFNPNTFDTLNRYNFPRQAVYTLDGYRARYGHYRLDESLRDLHRQYPFMTIWDDHEFANDANADTAAKHFPYQGDYLVRKQAAIQAYMEWMPLRDDANRSNYINTNKAFGNLAEFYFIDNRTDRSRQDIRFLLRPFNTTALGTADIENIDDSDRTMLGKTQLNWLCDGLKNSNAKWKILSNQVVFSPFFIGQLLFPLSKIRHPESWDGYPLERRQLLDTIKSNNIENFVVVSGDIHNFMAYNIEMDRTTPYMNNNKTLGVEFVVDGLGDGDVFSVDPNWYYPNNPHCKFIGQNNKGYCILEINNDSVCCNYWNVDSSYNINNYPPRFLYRLCTKDKQSNLYPTQQVVDTVQLKSPLAPYYKRTNVPTKITTNKNEFSIYYTNGYLFMNINQTNLMPIDAVLSISDLSGKIYYQNHVSSANNKISLSTLPKGVYIGSLITKDKIASEKFLIK; translated from the coding sequence ATGCTTTATTATTTAGTTGGGTTAAGTCAAAATCCTATTCAACCATTAAACAGGAGTACTCCAGATTCAACACTCTTTCCTTTTTACCATGGTGTTGCATCTGGAGACCCAACTTTTAATAGTGTTATTATTTGGACAAGAGTAAGTAGCAACAATAGTTATGAAGAAGTACATTGGAGAGTTGCCAAAGATACTAGCTTTAATGAAATAATACAAGCAGGTACTACTACTACTGATGCTACTAAAGATTACACTGTAAAAGTAGATGTACAAAATTTAATGTCCAATACTTATTATTATTACGAATTTAATGTAGGTAAAAATTACTCTCAAAGAGGTAGAACGCATACTTTGCCTAGTGAAAGTGATTCTATTAAAAACTTAAAAATAGCATTTTTTAGTTGTACCAATTATGCAGGAGCTTATTATAATGCTTACGATATAGTCAACAATTTAAATAATGTAGATTTAGTAATACACTTAGGCGACTATATTTATGAAGATGGTTTTAATCCAAATACATTTGACACTTTAAATAGATATAATTTTCCTAGACAAGCAGTTTATACTTTAGATGGATACAGAGCAAGATATGGACATTATAGATTAGACGAATCGCTTAGAGATTTACACCGACAATATCCTTTTATGACGATTTGGGACGACCATGAATTTGCTAATGATGCCAATGCAGATACTGCTGCCAAACATTTTCCATATCAAGGCGATTACTTAGTAAGAAAACAAGCAGCGATACAAGCATATATGGAGTGGATGCCTTTGAGAGATGATGCCAATAGGTCGAACTATATTAATACCAATAAAGCTTTTGGTAATTTGGCAGAGTTTTATTTTATAGACAATAGAACGGATAGAAGCAGACAAGATATACGCTTTTTGCTTCGTCCATTTAATACTACAGCTTTAGGCACTGCCGACATTGAAAACATAGATGATTCTGATAGAACAATGCTTGGTAAAACACAACTCAATTGGCTTTGCGATGGACTCAAAAATAGCAATGCAAAATGGAAAATTTTGTCCAATCAAGTTGTTTTTTCTCCTTTTTTTATAGGACAATTGCTCTTTCCGCTTTCAAAAATTAGACATCCAGAAAGTTGGGATGGCTATCCATTAGAAAGAAGACAATTATTAGATACTATTAAATCAAACAATATAGAAAATTTTGTAGTTGTATCTGGAGATATTCACAACTTCATGGCATATAATATTGAAATGGATAGAACTACTCCATATATGAATAACAATAAAACACTTGGTGTAGAATTTGTAGTTGATGGTTTAGGCGATGGTGATGTTTTTTCAGTTGATCCTAATTGGTATTATCCAAACAATCCACATTGTAAGTTTATTGGTCAAAACAATAAAGGATATTGTATTTTAGAAATTAATAATGACTCTGTTTGCTGTAATTATTGGAATGTAGATAGTTCTTATAATATAAATAATTATCCACCAAGATTTTTATATAGATTGTGTACTAAAGACAAGCAAAGTAACTTATATCCAACACAACAAGTTGTAGATACAGTTCAACTAAAATCACCTTTAGCCCCTTATTATAAAAGAACCAATGTTCCTACAAAAATAACTACCAATAAAAATGAATTTTCTATTTATTATACCAATGGATATTTATTTATGAATATAAACCAAACAAATTTAATGCCAATAGATGCAGTACTCTCTATATCAGATTTAAGTGGAAAGATATACTACCAAAATCATGTAAGTAGTGCAAACAATAAAATTTCATTATCTACACTTCCAAAAGGCGTTTATATAGGTTCACTAATAACAAAAGATAAAATTGCGTCTGAAAAGTTTTTAATTAAATAG
- a CDS encoding SDR family NAD(P)-dependent oxidoreductase: MKSFKNKIAVITGAGSGMGREMAYQLSDAGALVIISDKNKDTIAETATNIVNKGNQCEYFVVDVSDESAINNFVATVLDKHRYIDVLINNAGYALGTIDFNDLKVEDFRNIVDVNLWGVVLHTKGFIDSMLNRPEASIVNISSLFGLLGVKQQVAYCTTKFAVRGFTEALRMELEGTNITTTCVHPGGIDTNIVRNGVHYDNKETVDELVEKFRKNAGRTSAKAAAKQIIKAIKNKDERLLIGIETYLADSMQRTMPVGYTPIIKRIFQDAF; the protein is encoded by the coding sequence ATGAAATCATTTAAAAACAAAATAGCTGTAATTACTGGAGCTGGTTCTGGAATGGGACGAGAAATGGCATATCAATTATCTGATGCTGGTGCATTAGTTATTATTTCTGATAAGAACAAAGATACTATAGCAGAAACAGCTACGAATATTGTAAACAAAGGGAATCAATGCGAGTATTTTGTAGTAGATGTTAGTGATGAAAGTGCTATTAATAATTTTGTGGCGACAGTATTAGACAAACATCGATATATAGATGTTTTAATTAATAATGCTGGATATGCTTTAGGCACTATAGATTTCAATGATCTTAAAGTAGAAGATTTTAGAAATATTGTTGATGTAAATTTATGGGGCGTTGTACTACACACCAAAGGTTTTATTGATAGTATGTTAAACAGACCGGAAGCAAGCATTGTAAATATTTCTAGTTTATTTGGATTGCTAGGAGTTAAACAACAAGTGGCTTACTGTACTACAAAATTTGCAGTAAGAGGTTTTACTGAAGCTCTTAGAATGGAACTAGAAGGCACAAATATTACTACAACTTGTGTTCATCCTGGTGGTATTGATACTAATATTGTACGAAATGGTGTTCATTACGACAACAAAGAAACGGTTGATGAATTAGTAGAAAAGTTTAGAAAAAATGCTGGCAGAACTTCTGCAAAAGCTGCTGCAAAACAAATTATTAAAGCCATAAAAAATAAAGACGAAAGATTGTTAATTGGTATTGAAACTTATCTTGCCGACAGCATGCAAAGAACAATGCCAGTAGGATACACACCAATCATTAAAAGAATTTTTCAAGATGCTTTTTAA
- a CDS encoding YceI family protein produces the protein MKNLSKIGLVLLCAVLTVSATGQTNFAIDTKKSTLAWEGKKITGKHNGNVDIKSGTLVIKNNNIAGGNFVIDMNSITCADIENEEYNKKLVGHLKNDDFFATEKYPTASLVLKKIKRYKSEAGKYELTADLTIKGITKSIVFPAKLTKTGNTYKATANITIDRTLWNIQYGSSKFFDALGDKAIKDDINFNVELQTK, from the coding sequence ATAAAAAATTTAAGTAAAATAGGATTGGTTTTATTGTGTGCAGTGTTGACTGTAAGTGCAACTGGTCAAACAAACTTTGCTATAGATACCAAGAAAAGTACATTAGCATGGGAAGGTAAAAAGATTACAGGCAAACACAATGGCAATGTAGATATTAAGAGTGGTACTTTAGTTATTAAGAATAACAATATTGCAGGTGGAAATTTTGTTATAGATATGAATTCAATAACATGTGCTGATATTGAGAATGAAGAGTATAACAAAAAATTAGTGGGTCATTTAAAAAATGATGACTTCTTTGCAACCGAAAAGTATCCAACTGCGTCTTTAGTATTGAAAAAAATTAAGCGATATAAAAGCGAAGCTGGAAAGTATGAATTGACAGCAGATTTAACGATTAAAGGAATTACAAAGTCAATTGTATTTCCTGCGAAATTGACAAAAACTGGCAATACTTACAAAGCAACAGCAAACATTACAATAGATAGAACTTTATGGAATATTCAATATGGTTCATCTAAGTTCTTTGATGCTCTTGGAGATAAAGCAATAAAAGATGACATTAATTTTAATGTAGAATTGCAAACAAAATAG
- the gyrB gene encoding DNA topoisomerase (ATP-hydrolyzing) subunit B, whose protein sequence is MSEDNKDIENKGYSADNIRALEGLEAVRMRPGMYVGGTDLRALHHLVNEVLDNSIDEALAGYCDKIEITIHSNNSITVKDNGRGIPVDIHKEKGVSALEVVMTNLHAGGKFDKNNYKVSGGLNGVGVSCVNALSSHLTATVHRNGKEYIQEYSKGEPLYPTKEIGTANDTGTMVTFLADDTIFDEVNYKYETLANRLREMSFLNKNVRITLTDEREVDDNGNPKSNTFYSENGLVEFVQYIDASKTPIINEPIYVTASQDDVHVEVAMQYNTGYSEVIQSYANNINTYNGGTHVSGFKRAITHYFKKYADANGFFSKLKFAVSGEDFREGLSAVISIKIPNPQFKSQTKDEVTNSELSGIVSACVGNALEIYLEENPKQARTIIDKVIIAATARHAARKARELVQRKSVLSGSGLPGKLADCSEKDPSLCEIYLVEGDSAGGTAKQGRNRNYQAIMPLRGKILNVEKALEHKIYDNEEIKNIFTALGVTRGTEDDDKALNTVKLRYHKIIIMCDADVDGSHITTLILTFFFRYMRELVEKGYVYIANPPLYLVKKGNKQQYAWTEKQRLTAIKEIAGDAKEDSVHVQRYKGLGEMNAEQLWSTTMNPETRTLMQVTIDNAAEADRIFSMLMGDEVPPRREFIETHATYAKIDV, encoded by the coding sequence ATGAGCGAAGACAATAAAGATATAGAAAATAAAGGATATAGTGCCGATAATATTCGTGCCTTAGAAGGTTTGGAAGCAGTAAGAATGCGTCCTGGTATGTATGTTGGTGGTACCGACTTAAGAGCTTTACATCACTTAGTTAACGAAGTATTAGATAACTCTATCGATGAAGCTTTAGCTGGCTATTGCGATAAAATTGAAATTACCATTCACAGCAACAACAGTATTACTGTAAAAGACAATGGTAGAGGTATTCCTGTAGATATTCATAAAGAAAAAGGTGTTTCTGCTTTAGAAGTAGTAATGACCAATCTACACGCAGGTGGTAAATTCGACAAAAACAACTATAAAGTTTCTGGTGGTTTAAATGGTGTGGGTGTTTCTTGCGTTAATGCTTTGTCATCACATTTAACAGCAACAGTACACAGAAACGGAAAAGAGTACATACAAGAATATTCAAAAGGAGAGCCATTATATCCAACTAAAGAAATTGGTACAGCAAACGATACAGGTACTATGGTTACTTTTTTAGCAGATGATACCATTTTTGATGAAGTAAACTACAAGTACGAAACTTTAGCTAATCGTTTAAGAGAAATGTCTTTCTTAAACAAGAATGTGCGTATTACGCTTACTGATGAAAGAGAAGTTGATGATAATGGCAATCCAAAAAGTAATACCTTTTATTCTGAAAACGGATTGGTAGAATTTGTTCAATACATTGATGCTAGTAAAACACCAATCATTAATGAACCAATTTATGTAACAGCTTCGCAAGATGATGTTCATGTAGAAGTAGCTATGCAATACAATACAGGATATTCCGAAGTGATACAATCTTACGCTAACAATATCAATACTTATAATGGCGGAACACATGTGTCTGGTTTTAAAAGAGCCATTACACATTATTTCAAAAAATATGCAGATGCCAACGGATTCTTTAGCAAGTTAAAATTTGCTGTTTCTGGCGAAGATTTTAGAGAAGGATTATCTGCTGTTATTTCTATAAAAATTCCAAATCCACAGTTTAAAAGTCAAACTAAAGACGAAGTTACCAATTCAGAATTGTCAGGTATTGTTTCTGCTTGTGTAGGTAATGCCTTAGAAATCTACTTAGAAGAAAATCCAAAACAAGCAAGAACTATAATTGATAAGGTAATTATTGCTGCTACAGCTAGACATGCTGCTAGAAAAGCTAGAGAATTAGTTCAACGAAAAAGTGTTTTGTCTGGAAGTGGTTTGCCTGGAAAACTTGCCGATTGCTCTGAAAAAGATCCATCGCTTTGCGAAATTTACTTAGTAGAGGGTGACTCTGCTGGTGGTACTGCAAAACAAGGTCGTAATAGAAATTATCAAGCCATTATGCCTTTGCGTGGTAAAATTCTAAATGTAGAAAAAGCACTCGAACACAAAATCTACGACAACGAAGAAATCAAAAACATTTTTACAGCATTAGGTGTTACTAGAGGAACAGAAGACGACGATAAAGCACTCAATACTGTAAAACTTAGGTATCACAAAATTATTATCATGTGTGATGCCGATGTCGATGGTTCGCATATTACTACACTTATCCTAACTTTCTTTTTTAGATATATGCGAGAATTGGTAGAAAAAGGATATGTATATATTGCCAATCCACCATTATACTTAGTTAAAAAAGGCAATAAACAACAATATGCTTGGACAGAAAAACAACGCTTAACAGCTATTAAAGAAATTGCTGGTGATGCCAAAGAAGATAGTGTACATGTACAACGATATAAAGGTTTAGGTGAGATGAATGCTGAACAATTATGGTCAACTACCATGAATCCAGAAACCAGAACGCTAATGCAAGTTACCATAGACAATGCAGCTGAAGCTGATAGAATTTTCTCTATGTTAATGGGCGATGAAGTTCCACCAAGAAGAGAATTTATAGAAACACATGCTACTTATGCTAAAATTGATGTTTAA
- a CDS encoding NAD-dependent epimerase/dehydratase family protein gives MKKAVLTGAAGHIGFNVAQQLLEKKYELTLLVRSINTNVIELQNQGATVVPCNLFQPESYEQYLNNIDVLFHLAAENTTAMANAASVLSNSIDLTKTVLQTCLKQSVPTVVYTSSVVVIGRSTDKNILLNETNLTTTAESPYVEGKLQAEQFVTQFIQENNIDVRRVYPSWVVGSGDAKLTPPHKVVKDFITKSQPFYFDGGVSIADVKDVAYGHIAAYERGEKNGSYILSGDNITFKELYQILSSYSHQKMPKIKLPKWFIYIAAWILQKALKLIGKESPISPEYVQTVVGNYSWYDSTKAQKELGFKITKANNSLKPVVQDSYKRMAGTLLLGKQTKTLPTLAPNTSEDILLITGVPGWLGNRMIDILINGDRFGNYRSNRKVRVLIEPRFKAYINLPSNYEIVYGDITNADDMLQITKGVKTVFHLAGAIYPKNIDVLYKVNEQGTKNLVDACIANSVDRFIYMSTDSTCGHGTKAQPIFDENTKATPYKNYGKSKYAGEKYVLDKTAEGKIKGTSLRGFWFFGPFAPDRQLNFVNMFYWPRQIVFGNGKNLRSISHVDNIISAFFEAENNEKSVGNWYWIGNDQPFLTVDNIYQAIANALGVKYKPLYVPKFVCRLLELFDSVLGKFNYLQPTIHAAGKFDYDIAGTIDKAKSDFGYEPKVTLEDAAKELAK, from the coding sequence ATGAAAAAAGCTGTACTTACAGGAGCTGCTGGTCATATTGGTTTTAATGTTGCTCAACAGTTATTAGAAAAAAAATATGAACTTACTTTATTGGTTCGTAGTATTAATACTAATGTTATTGAATTACAAAACCAAGGAGCAACTGTTGTACCATGCAATTTATTTCAACCAGAATCGTACGAACAATATTTAAACAATATTGATGTTTTATTTCATTTAGCTGCAGAAAATACTACAGCTATGGCAAATGCTGCTAGTGTATTAAGCAACAGCATCGATTTAACGAAAACAGTACTACAAACTTGTTTAAAACAAAGTGTTCCTACAGTTGTTTATACAAGTTCTGTTGTAGTCATTGGCAGAAGTACTGACAAAAATATTCTGCTAAACGAAACCAATCTTACTACAACAGCAGAAAGTCCTTATGTAGAAGGAAAACTACAAGCAGAACAGTTTGTTACACAATTCATCCAAGAAAACAATATTGATGTTCGTAGAGTTTATCCAAGTTGGGTTGTTGGTAGTGGCGATGCAAAACTAACACCTCCACATAAAGTTGTCAAAGATTTTATAACAAAAAGCCAACCATTCTATTTTGATGGTGGTGTATCTATTGCAGATGTAAAAGATGTTGCCTACGGACATATTGCTGCTTACGAAAGAGGCGAGAAAAACGGTTCGTATATTCTTTCTGGTGATAATATTACATTCAAAGAATTATATCAAATTTTATCATCGTATTCGCATCAAAAAATGCCAAAAATAAAACTACCTAAGTGGTTTATTTATATAGCAGCATGGATTTTACAAAAAGCATTAAAACTAATAGGCAAAGAATCACCTATTAGTCCAGAATATGTACAAACAGTGGTAGGCAATTATTCTTGGTATGATAGTACTAAAGCACAAAAAGAGCTTGGTTTTAAAATCACTAAAGCCAACAACAGTTTAAAACCAGTTGTTCAAGATTCGTATAAAAGAATGGCAGGTACTTTATTACTAGGAAAACAAACCAAAACACTACCCACTTTAGCTCCAAATACTAGCGAAGATATTTTGTTGATTACAGGAGTTCCTGGTTGGTTAGGCAATAGAATGATAGACATTTTAATTAATGGCGACAGATTTGGCAATTATCGTTCTAATAGAAAAGTTAGAGTTTTAATTGAACCAAGATTTAAAGCTTATATCAACTTACCAAGCAATTACGAAATTGTATATGGAGATATTACCAATGCTGATGATATGCTACAAATTACAAAAGGAGTAAAAACAGTTTTTCATTTAGCAGGAGCTATTTATCCTAAAAATATTGATGTATTATACAAAGTAAACGAACAAGGCACTAAAAATTTAGTCGATGCTTGTATTGCCAACAGCGTAGATAGATTTATATATATGAGTACCGATTCTACTTGTGGTCATGGTACCAAAGCACAACCTATTTTTGATGAAAATACCAAAGCGACACCTTATAAGAATTATGGTAAAAGTAAATATGCTGGCGAAAAATATGTATTAGATAAAACTGCTGAAGGAAAAATAAAAGGAACAAGTTTAAGAGGTTTTTGGTTTTTTGGTCCATTTGCACCAGACCGACAATTAAACTTTGTCAATATGTTTTATTGGCCACGACAAATTGTATTTGGCAATGGCAAAAACTTAAGAAGCATTTCTCATGTAGATAATATTATTAGCGCATTTTTTGAAGCAGAGAACAATGAAAAATCTGTAGGCAATTGGTATTGGATAGGCAACGACCAACCATTTTTAACTGTAGATAATATTTATCAAGCTATAGCAAACGCATTAGGTGTAAAATACAAACCATTGTATGTACCTAAATTTGTATGTAGATTACTAGAACTATTCGATAGCGTTTTAGGTAAGTTCAACTACTTACAACCAACTATACACGCAGCAGGTAAATTTGACTACGACATAGCTGGCACTATAGACAAAGCCAAATCAGACTTTGGTTACGAGCCAAAAGTAACACTAGAAGACGCCGCAAAAGAGCTAGCAAAGTAA
- a CDS encoding outer membrane beta-barrel protein — MNKIAKIFVVLLFCLANTSHSYAQEKEFGVWAGTVVYLGDLNPNVSFKNARQAFGTFFRYNLNNRMALRAGINYGFLQAKDANAVRYPYLQHRNLSFKSQLFEGMLAYEINFFPYSNVPNSKERNWTPYVFGGASLFYYSPSVRYDGTNFKLEAIGTEGQKDPNVIKKERGYQSYSFAIAYGGGIKYALNQNWAINVEVSSRATFTDFIDDVSGKYPAADELYYLYGDVNIAELLSDRSTEVGPKIGYEGKQRGTSKDKDRFMFLGVTLTYTIHDLKCPKVF; from the coding sequence TTGAACAAAATAGCTAAAATATTTGTTGTACTACTTTTTTGCCTAGCAAATACAAGCCATTCTTATGCTCAAGAAAAAGAATTCGGCGTTTGGGCAGGTACAGTAGTTTATCTAGGCGATTTAAATCCTAATGTCTCTTTCAAAAATGCAAGACAAGCTTTTGGTACATTTTTCCGATACAACTTAAATAATCGAATGGCACTAAGAGCAGGTATCAACTATGGGTTTCTACAAGCTAAAGATGCCAATGCTGTTCGTTATCCATACTTACAACACAGAAACTTAAGCTTTAAAAGCCAATTATTTGAAGGGATGCTAGCTTACGAAATTAACTTCTTTCCATATTCTAATGTACCTAATAGCAAAGAAAGAAACTGGACGCCTTATGTATTTGGCGGAGCTTCTTTATTTTACTACAGTCCAAGTGTAAGATACGATGGTACTAACTTTAAACTAGAAGCCATTGGAACCGAAGGACAAAAAGATCCAAATGTCATTAAAAAAGAAAGAGGATACCAAAGTTATAGTTTTGCAATTGCTTATGGTGGAGGAATTAAATATGCCTTAAACCAAAATTGGGCAATCAATGTAGAAGTTAGTAGCAGAGCAACTTTTACCGATTTTATCGATGATGTAAGCGGAAAATATCCAGCAGCAGATGAATTATATTACTTATATGGCGATGTAAATATTGCAGAGTTACTATCTGATAGATCTACCGAAGTAGGACCAAAAATTGGCTACGAAGGCAAACAAAGAGGAACGAGCAAAGACAAAGACCGATTTATGTTCTTAGGTGTTACACTTACATATACTATTCACGATCTAAAATGTCCAAAAGTATTCTAA
- a CDS encoding isoprenyl transferase — MDYKSLINLNKLPKHIAIIMDGNGRWAQEKGKHRIFGHKNGVSAVRATTEACAELGVQHLTLYAFSTENWNRPQTEVSALMELLFLTIGKEIKTLQKNNIKLSAIGNIDTLPEKSQKALLKAIDETKYNTRMTLHLALSYGSREEILQATKKIAEAYKLGKININQINETDFDQYLYTKNIPDPELLIRTSGEQRISNFLLWQIAYAELYFTDKFWPDFNKEDIYQAIYDYQNRERRFGKTSKQIEENA, encoded by the coding sequence ATCGACTATAAATCGCTTATCAACTTAAATAAGTTGCCTAAACACATTGCTATTATAATGGATGGCAACGGAAGATGGGCTCAAGAAAAAGGAAAACACAGAATCTTTGGACATAAAAATGGTGTAAGTGCAGTGAGAGCAACTACCGAAGCTTGTGCAGAACTAGGCGTACAACATCTTACACTATATGCATTCTCTACTGAAAATTGGAACAGACCACAAACCGAAGTAAGTGCATTAATGGAACTATTATTCTTAACCATCGGAAAAGAAATAAAAACACTACAAAAAAACAACATCAAGCTTAGTGCAATTGGAAATATTGACACACTACCAGAAAAAAGTCAAAAAGCACTACTAAAAGCTATAGACGAAACCAAATACAATACTAGAATGACATTACACTTGGCTTTAAGTTACGGTTCTAGAGAAGAAATACTACAAGCAACAAAAAAAATTGCAGAAGCATATAAATTAGGAAAAATTAATATTAATCAAATCAATGAAACCGATTTTGATCAATACCTTTACACCAAAAATATACCTGATCCAGAATTATTGATAAGAACAAGTGGAGAACAAAGAATTAGCAATTTCCTTTTATGGCAAATTGCTTATGCAGAACTTTACTTTACCGATAAATTTTGGCCAGATTTTAATAAAGAAGATATCTATCAAGCTATTTATGACTATCAAAATAGAGAAAGAAGGTTTGGAAAAACAAGTAAACAAATTGAAGAAAATGCTTAA